One Thermicanus aegyptius DSM 12793 DNA segment encodes these proteins:
- a CDS encoding ABC transporter ATP-binding protein, translating to MFEVLFKLKDFFKENWKRYTVAVFLLVVVDVIDVLPPQLIGVAVDLIHQGKVTPPVLWQLVLGLIGLALASYVISYFWVHLLFGGSFLLEKKLRSRLMEQFLRLTPSFYQRSRTGDLMARATNDLKAIATTAGFGILTLADSIFFMAAILVMMILFVHWKLTLASFLPLPLMAVLIQIYGKYIHTRFMEAQDSFGKMNDQVLETITGIRVIRAYVQEKASEARFQEITEEVYQKNREVARIDALFEPTIKILVGISYLIGLGYGAYLVAQQEMTLGSLVSFNIYLGMAIWPMLAIGEFINVMQRGNASLDRVMETLREEPDVKDPPSPQLITTPEVLRFRHVTFRYPTANVPSLVDVSFTLRRGETLGVVGKTGSGKTTLFRQFLREFPLGEGEVSINGIPLQEIPVGEIRKWIGYVPQDQFLFSGTVEENISFGVGEVYWEMMEHVLKVSALSEDMKRLPQGLKTVVGEKGVSLSGGQKQRIAIARALVLNPEILILDDALSAVDARTEAEILSHLRSERRGKTTLIASHRLSAVEHADWILVLDEGKVVEEGRHHDLLKWSGWYKEQYDRQKLEETFEEREEQGCVQGDDYSDMPSN from the coding sequence ATGTTTGAGGTTTTGTTTAAATTGAAAGATTTTTTTAAGGAGAATTGGAAGAGGTATACGGTGGCGGTCTTTCTCCTCGTCGTGGTGGATGTGATCGATGTGTTGCCGCCCCAACTCATAGGTGTGGCGGTGGATCTCATTCACCAGGGAAAAGTGACGCCTCCGGTTCTTTGGCAGCTCGTTCTGGGCTTAATCGGCTTGGCTCTGGCCAGCTACGTCATTTCCTATTTTTGGGTACATCTTCTCTTCGGCGGTTCGTTTCTTTTGGAAAAGAAGTTGCGAAGCCGCCTGATGGAACAGTTCCTGCGACTCACTCCCTCTTTTTACCAGAGGAGCCGAACCGGGGATCTCATGGCCCGGGCCACCAATGATTTAAAAGCGATCGCGACAACGGCGGGGTTTGGCATTCTCACCTTGGCCGACTCCATTTTTTTCATGGCGGCCATTTTGGTGATGATGATTCTGTTCGTTCATTGGAAACTGACGTTGGCTTCCTTTCTCCCCCTTCCGCTCATGGCTGTTCTCATTCAGATCTATGGGAAATATATTCACACCCGCTTTATGGAGGCGCAGGATTCCTTCGGCAAGATGAACGACCAGGTCCTGGAGACCATCACCGGGATTCGGGTGATCCGGGCCTATGTGCAGGAAAAGGCGAGTGAAGCCCGTTTTCAGGAGATAACGGAAGAGGTTTATCAAAAAAATAGAGAGGTAGCCCGCATCGATGCCCTTTTTGAGCCGACGATTAAGATTTTGGTGGGGATCAGTTACCTGATCGGTTTGGGGTATGGAGCGTACCTTGTCGCTCAGCAGGAGATGACACTCGGGAGTTTGGTTAGCTTTAACATCTACCTCGGTATGGCCATCTGGCCCATGCTGGCCATCGGCGAGTTTATCAATGTGATGCAGAGGGGAAACGCCTCCCTGGACCGGGTGATGGAAACGCTCCGGGAGGAACCCGATGTGAAGGATCCCCCTTCACCCCAGTTGATCACGACTCCTGAAGTGCTTCGTTTCCGGCATGTCACGTTCCGTTATCCCACCGCGAACGTGCCGAGTCTGGTGGACGTCTCCTTTACCCTGCGGAGAGGAGAAACCCTGGGAGTCGTGGGAAAGACGGGCAGCGGGAAGACGACCCTTTTCCGGCAGTTCCTCCGGGAGTTTCCCCTGGGGGAAGGGGAGGTGTCGATCAACGGGATTCCGTTACAGGAGATCCCGGTGGGAGAGATACGGAAATGGATCGGCTACGTTCCGCAGGATCAATTCCTCTTTTCCGGAACGGTGGAGGAGAACATCTCCTTCGGGGTGGGGGAAGTTTACTGGGAAATGATGGAACATGTGCTCAAGGTGAGCGCCTTATCGGAAGATATGAAGCGTCTCCCCCAAGGGCTTAAGACCGTGGTGGGAGAGAAAGGAGTCTCCCTTTCCGGCGGGCAGAAACAGAGGATCGCCATCGCCCGGGCCCTCGTGTTAAATCCTGAAATCTTAATTCTGGATGATGCCCTCTCGGCGGTGGACGCCCGGACGGAGGCGGAGATCCTCTCCCACTTGCGGTCTGAAAGACGGGGAAAGACCACCCTGATCGCCTCCCACCGCCTCTCCGCGGTGGAGCATGCCGATTGGATTCTCGTTCTGGATGAGGGCAAAGTGGTGGAGGAAGGGAGACACCATGACCTACTGAAATGGAGTGGCTGGTATAAAGAACAGTATGATCGTCAGAAATTGGAAGAAACTTTTGAAGAGAGAGAGGAACAAGGATGCGTACAGGGAGACGATTATTCCGATATGCCGTCCAATTAA
- a CDS encoding ABC transporter ATP-binding protein → MRTGRRLFRYAVQLKGPLLLGLFLLAMSVSAELAGPLVAKEMIDAHILGIEKPWVEVSPDVKGAVPFRGKFYERLDRLAPGMEHGREVRFLQVGKAIYFIPEKIPFDGERGIEGGNLVIQKGEEKKSYPAIPLVRSEVSGFYQREVSPLLSLSLLYFGLILLSALFHFGQRYLLQISANRIIQRMRNEVFRQIHRLPVSFFDHLPAGKIVSRITNDTEAVRDLYVTVLGNFVSGGIYLVAIYGALFYLDRRLAALTLLLLPLIFLWAILYRKWASRYNHKIRSLISDINGKINESIQGMRIIQSFRREKEILAGFEKMNEEHYAYQNKLQKLNALTSFNLVNILQKVAFVLFIWYFAGASFRGEMFIGLGTLYAYVDYLNRLFQPIQGIVNQFSNMETANVSAERVFRLMDEEGVDVKEGEISRPEGHIRFEHVWFAYRKDEWVLKDINFEARPGETVAFVGHTGSGKSSIMNLLFRFYEVGKGRITIDGVDIRNYTLQELRRFMGIVLQDPFLFSGTISSNVSLGDPRITKERVEWALKEVGADPIFARLPKGVEEPVLEKGSTLSLGERQLISFARALAFQPAILILDEATANIDTETEGIIQRALEVVKKGRTTLIIAHRLSTIKDADQILVLDRGEIVERGTHEELMARKGKYYRMYQMQRGERGKVS, encoded by the coding sequence ATGCGTACAGGGAGACGATTATTCCGATATGCCGTCCAATTAAAGGGACCGCTCCTCCTGGGGCTGTTCCTGCTCGCCATGTCGGTCTCTGCAGAACTGGCAGGCCCGCTGGTGGCTAAGGAGATGATCGACGCCCATATCCTGGGCATCGAGAAACCATGGGTGGAAGTTTCACCGGATGTAAAAGGGGCCGTCCCTTTTCGAGGAAAGTTTTATGAGCGTCTCGACCGTCTTGCGCCGGGCATGGAACACGGCCGGGAGGTTCGCTTCTTGCAGGTAGGCAAAGCGATTTATTTCATCCCGGAGAAGATTCCCTTCGATGGGGAACGGGGAATCGAAGGGGGGAACCTGGTGATTCAAAAGGGAGAGGAGAAGAAGAGCTACCCTGCAATCCCTTTGGTTCGTTCGGAAGTATCTGGTTTCTATCAACGGGAGGTTTCTCCTCTCCTCAGCCTTTCCCTGCTTTACTTTGGGCTGATTCTCCTCTCCGCCCTCTTTCACTTTGGGCAACGGTATCTTTTGCAGATTTCCGCCAATCGCATCATTCAACGGATGAGAAATGAGGTATTCCGCCAAATTCATCGGTTGCCTGTCTCCTTCTTTGATCATCTTCCGGCGGGGAAGATCGTCTCCAGGATTACCAATGATACGGAGGCGGTGCGGGATCTTTATGTGACGGTGCTGGGCAACTTCGTTTCAGGGGGGATTTATCTCGTTGCCATCTATGGTGCCCTCTTCTATCTGGATCGCCGTTTGGCCGCGCTCACCCTCCTCCTTCTGCCGCTCATTTTCCTCTGGGCTATCCTCTATCGGAAATGGGCTTCCCGTTATAATCATAAAATCCGTTCCCTGATCAGCGACATCAATGGGAAGATTAACGAATCGATTCAGGGAATGAGGATTATCCAATCCTTTCGCCGGGAGAAGGAGATCTTGGCCGGGTTTGAGAAGATGAATGAGGAGCATTATGCCTATCAGAATAAGCTGCAGAAGCTGAATGCCCTCACCTCTTTCAATTTGGTCAACATCTTGCAAAAGGTGGCTTTCGTCCTCTTCATCTGGTATTTCGCCGGGGCTTCCTTCCGGGGTGAGATGTTCATCGGCCTGGGAACCCTTTACGCTTATGTGGATTATCTGAATCGCCTCTTCCAACCGATCCAGGGCATCGTCAACCAGTTTTCCAACATGGAGACGGCAAACGTATCCGCCGAGCGGGTTTTTCGGCTGATGGATGAGGAAGGGGTGGACGTGAAAGAGGGAGAGATTTCTCGTCCGGAAGGACATATTCGCTTCGAACATGTATGGTTTGCTTATCGGAAAGACGAGTGGGTATTAAAAGATATAAACTTCGAAGCTCGTCCTGGGGAAACGGTCGCCTTCGTGGGACACACCGGCTCCGGGAAGAGCTCCATCATGAATCTTCTCTTTCGTTTCTATGAAGTGGGTAAGGGAAGAATTACCATCGATGGGGTGGATATCCGGAACTACACCCTTCAGGAATTGCGCAGGTTTATGGGCATCGTCTTGCAGGACCCCTTCCTCTTCAGCGGAACCATCTCCTCCAATGTAAGCCTGGGTGACCCAAGAATTACGAAGGAGAGGGTGGAGTGGGCATTAAAAGAGGTGGGGGCAGACCCGATTTTCGCCCGCCTGCCGAAAGGGGTTGAGGAACCGGTTTTGGAGAAGGGAAGCACTCTCTCCCTGGGAGAGCGACAGCTCATCTCTTTTGCCCGAGCCCTTGCGTTTCAGCCGGCAATCCTTATTCTGGATGAAGCGACGGCCAACATCGATACGGAGACGGAAGGGATCATCCAGCGGGCCCTGGAGGTCGTAAAGAAAGGGAGGACCACCCTGATCATCGCCCATCGACTCTCCACCATCAAAGATGCGGATCAGATCCTGGTCCTGGATCGGGGGGAAATCGTGGAACGGGGCACCCATGAAGAACTGATGGCGCGGAAGGGGAAATATTACCGCATGTATCAAATGCAGCGGGGGGAAAGGGGGAAGGTATCTTAG
- a CDS encoding DUF2500 domain-containing protein, whose product MLPFNDPFGDFMFSFGPVFFMIIFSLMVVTILVAAVKGISTWRHNNAQPVLSVTVKVVGKRADVSHHTHTQANNGIDHSNFHSSTTYYVTFEVESGDRLEFKVSGREYGMIAEGDVGKLTFQGTRYLGFEREKRAELGR is encoded by the coding sequence ATGTTGCCGTTTAACGATCCTTTTGGAGATTTTATGTTTTCATTTGGGCCTGTCTTTTTCATGATCATTTTTTCCCTGATGGTTGTGACCATTTTGGTAGCTGCCGTAAAAGGAATTAGCACTTGGAGGCATAATAATGCCCAGCCCGTTCTTTCTGTTACGGTAAAGGTGGTGGGGAAGAGGGCGGATGTTTCCCATCACACGCACACCCAAGCAAATAACGGCATCGATCATTCCAATTTCCATTCTTCCACCACCTATTATGTTACGTTTGAAGTGGAGAGCGGAGACCGCCTGGAATTTAAGGTGAGTGGCCGGGAATATGGGATGATCGCGGAGGGAGACGTGGGAAAGCTCACCTTCCAGGGAACCCGGTATCTTGGCTTCGAACGGGAGAAGAGAGCCGAGCTAGGCAGATGA
- a CDS encoding nuclease-related domain-containing protein yields the protein MVKIDFFQLFLPVFYPFLFVFVLFLLFLAVYIILDKRSFEKSPYKKVSGISYFKMRLNQGYYGEYLIFSMLERIKGEKHILTNVYIPKGTDDDKTTEIDVIMLHETGLYVIESKNYSGWIFGKEEDRYWMQTLNQRSKNKFYNPIKQNEMHLKYLFKILEEKGLPIRRYFSLIVFSVRCELKNVSYTSEHVRVIKRNRLKNMIEKLTRESGPVYSSAELQQIFDLLKPFSNVSEELKVKHIADIKERKGAGI from the coding sequence TTGGTTAAAATTGATTTCTTTCAACTTTTTTTGCCGGTTTTTTATCCATTCCTATTTGTTTTTGTTCTCTTCCTGCTTTTTCTGGCTGTCTATATTATTCTGGATAAGCGCTCCTTTGAAAAGAGCCCATATAAAAAGGTGTCCGGAATCTCTTATTTTAAGATGCGCTTAAATCAAGGTTACTATGGGGAATATTTGATCTTCTCCATGTTGGAAAGAATTAAAGGGGAGAAACATATCCTAACTAATGTCTACATACCTAAAGGTACAGACGATGACAAAACGACGGAAATAGATGTAATCATGTTGCATGAAACCGGTCTTTATGTGATTGAGTCGAAAAATTACAGTGGCTGGATATTCGGCAAAGAGGAAGACCGTTATTGGATGCAAACCTTGAATCAGCGGTCAAAAAATAAGTTTTATAATCCGATTAAACAAAATGAAATGCATTTAAAGTATCTCTTTAAGATCTTGGAAGAGAAAGGACTTCCCATACGACGATATTTCTCTCTTATCGTGTTTAGCGTTCGCTGCGAGCTGAAGAATGTTAGTTATACATCAGAACATGTAAGGGTGATTAAAAGGAACCGATTAAAAAATATGATCGAAAAACTAACCCGGGAAAGCGGTCCCGTTTACTCAAGCGCGGAGCTTCAACAAATTTTTGATTTGTTGAAGCCGTTCTCCAATGTAAGCGAAGAGTTGAAAGTAAAGCATATCGCAGACATCAAAGAAAGAAAAGGTGCCGGAATATAA
- a CDS encoding LacI family DNA-binding transcriptional regulator — MKKRVTMQDIANRLNLSKNTVSQALSGKPGVSEETRRLIEKTAEEMGYSYHKYKRSSVASGKGNIGLIASDFAFSFKDFFGEIYLAIEEETRKQGLNLLIQSINKEARDHFSLPAFIEEKTVDGILILSHITNAYIQKVISQGIPVVTVDHHDPSIDADAVLTNNRFGAYTAVEHLIQMGHKDIAFIGEINLSPSYQERLEGYRLALQKHGIQENPDFFHIDVKDEEEFVEKALSSLSSFPSAWFCANDRLGFLVVSSLQKRGIAVPDQVSVVSFDNGLLSRLSTPKITSVDIDLRLFGRKSVEQLLWRINHPHEPHVEILLPTKLIRRESVSMYKK; from the coding sequence ATGAAAAAACGGGTAACCATGCAGGATATCGCTAATCGCCTCAACCTCTCCAAAAATACGGTTTCCCAAGCGCTATCAGGTAAACCTGGGGTAAGCGAAGAGACAAGACGACTCATCGAGAAAACGGCGGAGGAAATGGGGTATTCCTACCATAAATATAAAAGAAGCTCTGTTGCAAGCGGTAAGGGAAACATCGGACTCATCGCTTCGGACTTTGCTTTCTCATTTAAGGATTTCTTTGGGGAGATCTATCTTGCCATCGAAGAGGAGACCCGTAAGCAAGGATTAAACCTCCTCATTCAATCGATCAATAAGGAGGCGAGAGATCATTTCTCCCTCCCTGCCTTTATCGAAGAAAAAACGGTGGATGGAATCCTCATTCTTTCCCACATCACCAACGCCTACATCCAAAAGGTGATTTCCCAGGGGATTCCGGTCGTTACGGTGGATCACCACGACCCATCCATCGACGCCGATGCCGTGTTGACCAATAACCGTTTTGGGGCTTATACTGCCGTAGAACATCTCATTCAAATGGGACATAAGGACATTGCCTTCATCGGGGAGATTAACCTTTCGCCCAGCTATCAAGAAAGACTAGAAGGATATCGACTCGCCCTACAGAAACACGGAATACAGGAAAACCCCGATTTCTTCCACATCGACGTAAAGGATGAAGAAGAATTTGTTGAGAAGGCGTTATCCTCTCTCTCCTCATTCCCATCCGCTTGGTTTTGTGCGAATGATCGGTTAGGTTTTCTGGTGGTCTCATCCCTGCAAAAAAGGGGAATCGCCGTCCCGGATCAGGTCTCCGTCGTCAGCTTCGACAACGGCCTGTTATCCCGCCTATCCACGCCAAAAATAACCTCTGTAGATATTGATCTCCGTCTGTTTGGAAGAAAATCTGTGGAACAACTCCTCTGGCGCATCAATCATCCCCATGAACCTCACGTCGAGATTCTCCTCCCTACAAAACTGATCCGGCGGGAATCGGTGTCCATGTATAAAAAATAA
- a CDS encoding ABC transporter substrate-binding protein produces the protein MRKKLSLFVAVFFLLSILLSACASGTNQGGQNQNDKSTNQTAQKVEIRLSTWAGAEEAKQLQAILDDLNKKSTTYTIVQDSNPAEYDTRIITQLSGASGPDLFWVSAQRAAQFAAQGAMLDITDRLAKSDHPAAKTDDYFENSLKPFTNKGKIYGLPWLEQPVMLYVNKDLFDKANVPYPDANWTWDTFLDAAKKLTVDVNGKHPGENGFDAKNIKQWGFTLNGWPPVQMFIWQNGGEVIAEDFSQSPIDSPKAMEAFKFYADLVNSPYVPSQQLIRDRGFDAMYKNQQVAMFMGGAADSLDWDVKFKSQAFEVPAGPTGIHATFGDILGMGINAKTKNPDAAFQALLDLTDAIHHWKIMPPRKSLADTQTLQKLHPEKAHSLDAIVKSMNYATSYRYFTNYPDWDNIFWTQLMDPIVNAKGDPTKLVPKVKPQLDAVLQRAK, from the coding sequence ATGAGAAAAAAGCTATCCTTATTTGTTGCGGTCTTCTTCTTGTTGTCCATACTCCTTTCCGCTTGTGCGAGCGGTACCAATCAAGGGGGACAAAACCAGAATGATAAAAGCACGAATCAAACGGCCCAGAAGGTGGAGATCCGCCTCTCCACATGGGCGGGAGCCGAGGAAGCAAAGCAGTTGCAGGCCATCTTGGATGATTTGAACAAGAAGTCCACCACCTATACGATCGTACAGGATTCAAACCCTGCCGAATACGATACCCGCATCATTACCCAATTATCGGGCGCTTCCGGCCCTGACCTCTTTTGGGTGAGTGCCCAGCGGGCAGCCCAGTTTGCAGCTCAAGGGGCCATGTTGGATATTACGGATCGGTTGGCTAAATCGGACCATCCGGCGGCAAAGACCGACGATTACTTTGAGAACTCTTTAAAACCCTTCACCAATAAAGGCAAAATCTACGGGCTTCCCTGGCTGGAGCAGCCGGTCATGCTCTACGTGAATAAAGATCTCTTTGATAAGGCAAATGTGCCCTATCCCGACGCCAACTGGACATGGGACACCTTCCTGGATGCCGCCAAGAAGCTGACGGTGGATGTGAACGGAAAACATCCGGGTGAGAACGGATTTGATGCGAAGAATATAAAGCAGTGGGGCTTTACGTTGAATGGATGGCCGCCTGTGCAGATGTTTATCTGGCAGAACGGCGGGGAAGTGATCGCGGAAGATTTCAGCCAATCTCCCATCGATTCCCCCAAAGCGATGGAGGCGTTTAAGTTTTATGCGGACTTGGTAAACAGTCCTTACGTTCCTTCCCAGCAATTGATTCGGGATCGAGGCTTTGACGCCATGTACAAGAACCAGCAGGTGGCCATGTTTATGGGAGGCGCCGCCGATTCCCTGGACTGGGATGTTAAGTTTAAATCGCAAGCCTTTGAGGTGCCTGCAGGTCCGACGGGCATTCATGCCACCTTTGGGGATATTCTCGGGATGGGCATTAATGCGAAGACGAAAAATCCCGATGCTGCATTTCAAGCCCTGTTAGATTTGACCGATGCGATTCATCATTGGAAGATCATGCCGCCACGGAAATCGCTGGCCGACACTCAGACACTCCAAAAACTTCATCCGGAAAAGGCCCATTCCCTGGATGCCATCGTGAAGTCGATGAATTATGCCACTTCTTATCGTTACTTTACCAACTACCCCGATTGGGATAACATCTTCTGGACGCAACTCATGGATCCGATCGTAAATGCAAAGGGAGATCCGACAAAGCTGGTCCCCAAAGTAAAACCCCAATTGGATGCGGTTTTGCAAAGAGCGAAATAA
- a CDS encoding carbohydrate ABC transporter permease — translation MSSYMATFLRWLATPVVLLAISLFLYWLFRKMGWQKKAAVGFALISPWLVGFLIFTAFPLFYSLYLSFTEYSIFGTPRFVGLQNYLFLFTKDLEFWPSVRITLLYAGLTLPIGVIGALLVAMLLNNRIKGIGIFRTIYYLPAILPEVAVALLWRWIFNSESGIMNYLLSPVLTFFGLGKPDWFGDPHYVIPAFVIMSVWGIFGTNTVIFLAALQGVSRSLYEAAEIDGASGFAKFIHVTIPQISPVILLQVVMGMIGALQIFTVAMFVRPTSAAGKFMNQLVYERGFTQLHMGEASAIAWVLFIIILILTLLVFRSSPAWVHYEAEVKR, via the coding sequence ATGTCCTCCTATATGGCCACATTTCTCCGATGGTTGGCTACTCCCGTCGTTCTGCTTGCCATATCGCTCTTTCTTTATTGGTTGTTTCGAAAAATGGGTTGGCAAAAGAAAGCGGCGGTAGGGTTTGCCCTCATCTCCCCGTGGCTTGTCGGTTTTCTCATCTTCACGGCATTTCCACTCTTTTATTCCTTATATCTCAGCTTTACGGAGTACAGCATCTTTGGCACGCCCCGTTTTGTTGGATTACAGAATTACCTCTTTCTATTTACGAAGGACCTGGAGTTTTGGCCCTCTGTTCGCATCACGCTCCTTTATGCGGGCTTAACCCTTCCTATTGGGGTGATCGGGGCTTTATTGGTGGCGATGCTTCTCAATAACCGAATAAAAGGGATTGGGATTTTCCGGACCATCTACTATCTCCCTGCCATTTTGCCGGAGGTGGCGGTTGCTCTCCTATGGCGTTGGATCTTTAACAGCGAGTCCGGGATTATGAATTACCTCCTATCCCCTGTCCTCACATTCTTTGGTTTGGGAAAACCGGACTGGTTCGGCGATCCCCACTATGTGATTCCCGCCTTTGTCATCATGAGTGTCTGGGGGATTTTCGGGACCAACACGGTCATCTTCCTTGCCGCCCTCCAAGGGGTATCCAGGAGTCTTTATGAGGCGGCAGAGATCGATGGAGCGAGCGGGTTCGCCAAGTTTATCCATGTTACGATTCCCCAGATCTCCCCGGTGATTCTCTTGCAGGTGGTGATGGGAATGATCGGGGCATTGCAGATTTTCACGGTGGCCATGTTTGTTCGGCCCACTTCCGCCGCGGGGAAATTTATGAACCAATTGGTCTACGAAAGGGGATTTACCCAGCTGCACATGGGAGAGGCATCGGCCATTGCGTGGGTCCTTTTCATCATCATTCTCATCCTTACGCTTCTCGTATTCCGTTCTTCACCGGCGTGGGTACACTATGAAGCGGAAGTGAAGAGATAG
- a CDS encoding carbohydrate ABC transporter permease, with translation MGFAGRRRFKRVLIYTTVIFLGMIILIPFFWMLSTALKPEGDIFTWPPDWIPDPPRWNNFADAWNAMPFNHFLLNTIFVVALGMSAEIISETLVAYGFARFRFPGRDLIFFILLATMMLPFHVTLIPTYLIWQKLGLVGEFDPLVLRAWTAWGPFYIFLLRQFFLSVPRELDDAAEIDGAGPIQTFFYVMLPQIKPALLAVGIFTFRGYWNDFLGPLIYLTDMNKYTLNLGMYFFMGGVNEQPQWNYLMAMSILVALPILVLFFLAQRYFIEGITFTGLKD, from the coding sequence ATGGGATTTGCAGGGAGAAGACGTTTTAAACGCGTTCTGATCTATACCACGGTTATTTTCTTAGGCATGATTATCTTGATCCCGTTCTTCTGGATGCTATCCACCGCGTTAAAGCCGGAAGGGGACATTTTCACCTGGCCTCCGGACTGGATTCCGGATCCGCCCCGGTGGAACAACTTTGCCGATGCGTGGAATGCGATGCCATTTAATCATTTTCTCCTTAACACGATTTTCGTTGTCGCTTTGGGGATGTCTGCAGAAATCATCAGTGAAACGTTGGTGGCTTACGGCTTTGCCCGCTTCCGTTTCCCGGGGCGAGATCTCATCTTTTTCATTCTCCTCGCCACCATGATGTTGCCTTTTCATGTCACCTTGATCCCCACCTATCTCATCTGGCAAAAGCTCGGTTTGGTGGGTGAGTTTGATCCCCTCGTGTTGCGGGCGTGGACGGCCTGGGGTCCTTTCTACATTTTTTTGCTGCGCCAGTTTTTCTTAAGTGTCCCCCGGGAATTGGACGATGCGGCGGAGATTGATGGGGCAGGGCCGATACAAACCTTCTTCTACGTGATGCTGCCACAAATTAAGCCGGCTCTTTTGGCGGTGGGGATATTCACCTTCCGCGGATATTGGAACGACTTCCTTGGTCCCCTCATCTATCTGACCGACATGAATAAATACACGCTGAATCTGGGCATGTATTTCTTCATGGGTGGGGTTAACGAACAACCCCAATGGAATTACCTGATGGCCATGTCCATCCTGGTTGCTTTGCCGATCCTGGTTCTCTTCTTCCTCGCCCAGAGGTATTTCATTGAGGGAATCACGTTTACGGGACTTAAGGATTAA
- a CDS encoding DUF1861 family protein: protein MVNSMRKGCRELVEEMRKRGEKRQAFPLEFTGVGERDVYNITAPFEDEGEIVIAGRVERRESEESEVLFFVNRQGEWIPRVGSPSFPLQDPFFTRIGGQLIFGGVKTYPHPTRRGELWWRTVLYKGKNIRDLHPFFEGPQGMKDLRLVQLRDGSVGILTRPQGEKGGRGKIGFTTIPSLKALSEEIIVEAPLLSDQFLDEEWGGPNEPHLLTNGLIGVLGHIARFDEEGGRHYYPMVFSLDPMTHATSPIHVIAERRDFFEGPAKRPDLVDVVFSGGIVRNGDGTAILYAGISDAGAQMLLIQDPFLIFER, encoded by the coding sequence ATGGTAAATTCAATGAGGAAGGGATGCCGGGAACTGGTGGAGGAAATGCGCAAAAGAGGGGAAAAAAGGCAGGCTTTCCCTCTAGAGTTTACGGGGGTTGGGGAAAGGGACGTATATAACATTACCGCTCCCTTTGAGGATGAAGGGGAGATCGTGATCGCAGGAAGGGTGGAGAGAAGGGAAAGTGAAGAGTCTGAGGTTCTCTTCTTTGTGAATCGGCAGGGGGAATGGATCCCCCGGGTGGGTTCCCCTTCTTTCCCCTTGCAGGATCCCTTCTTTACACGCATTGGAGGTCAGCTGATCTTCGGAGGAGTTAAAACGTACCCCCATCCTACCCGTCGGGGCGAACTATGGTGGAGGACGGTTTTGTATAAAGGAAAGAATATACGGGATCTTCATCCTTTCTTCGAGGGGCCCCAGGGGATGAAGGATCTCCGGTTGGTCCAACTCCGGGATGGTTCGGTAGGGATTCTCACCCGTCCCCAGGGCGAGAAGGGAGGAAGGGGAAAGATCGGGTTTACCACCATTCCTTCTCTGAAAGCTTTAAGTGAGGAGATCATCGTAGAGGCGCCTCTTCTATCCGATCAATTCCTCGATGAGGAATGGGGAGGTCCGAACGAACCCCATTTGCTTACAAATGGCCTGATCGGCGTATTGGGCCATATCGCTCGCTTTGATGAGGAGGGGGGTCGTCATTACTATCCGATGGTCTTCTCCCTGGATCCTATGACTCATGCCACTTCTCCGATTCATGTCATTGCGGAGCGCAGGGATTTCTTCGAAGGCCCTGCAAAACGACCGGATTTGGTAGATGTCGTGTTTAGCGGGGGGATTGTCCGGAATGGAGACGGGACGGCGATTCTCTATGCCGGAATCAGCGATGCCGGCGCGCAAATGCTTCTGATTCAAGATCCTTTTCTCATTTTTGAAAGGTAG